Proteins from a single region of Centropristis striata isolate RG_2023a ecotype Rhode Island chromosome 9, C.striata_1.0, whole genome shotgun sequence:
- the lmo4b gene encoding LIM domain transcription factor LMO4b: protein MVNPGGSSQPPPVGTGSLSWKRCAGCGGKIADRFLLYTMDSYWHSRCLKCSCCQAQLGEIGTSCYTKSGMILCRNDYIRLFGNSGACSACGQSIPASELVMRAQGNVYHLKCFTCSTCRNRLVPGDRFHYINGSLFCEHDRPTALINGHLSSLQTNPLLPDQKVC from the exons ATGGTGAATCCCGGAGGCAGCAGCCAGCCACCACCAGTGGGCACAGGCTCCCTGTCCTGGAAGCGGTGTGCAGGGTGCGGGGGCAAAATTGCAGACCGTTTCCTCCTTTACACCATGGACAGCTACTGGCACAGCCGATGCCTCAAGTGCTCCTGCTGCCAGGCCCAGCTGGGCGAAATCGGCACGTCGTGCTACACAAAAAGCGGCATGATCCTCTGTAGAAACGACTATATCAG attatttgGAAACAGTGGAGCTTGCAGTGCTTGTGGTCAGTCCATTCCAGCCAGTGAACTGGTGATGAGGGCACAGGGCAATGTGTACCACCTCAAG TGTTTCACTTGTTCCACCTGCCGGAACCGGCTCGTCCCCGGGGATCGGTTCCACTACATCAACGGCAGCCTGTTCTGCGAACACGACAGACCCACAGCACTCATCAACGGCCATTTGAGTTCACTGCAGACAAACCCACTACTGCCCGACCAGAAG GTGTGTTAG